In one Culex quinquefasciatus strain JHB chromosome 2, VPISU_Cqui_1.0_pri_paternal, whole genome shotgun sequence genomic region, the following are encoded:
- the LOC6033772 gene encoding Meckel syndrome type 1 protein homolog, translated as MFSTQKSFKTGVYRSNGAVANWKFRISLKKIHSLIEIPRFDQTLEPNILEEQTENEEVQLNISWQEKVFSQYEIDYYGVKNNCITDLQKNYHHIIKSTGLSEQRKNDKIFTYTTADNYSPDEEIFDMAKQATRQRIDQDENAFESMYIMADLDSEVLLFSLRWDPTEKLLLIYPDFNCMKINPYYKEIQGDSRQMYHFGIKNLSRKGQFTGSKETVQIQDNLINKLMRLTLREELSKDHFSYPNNHQLHFLVLLEIKSGVGFSYDHTHVRFKVNLPIEAKITDGFIDGSTHSSKQTNGTWQYAHCHEICFEIPENHDIDENVRVYFEVISIDSWKRERLLGNACLDIKLMSQVVETTLTCLKIANNNNFYDKLEAFLVGGRREINLEEFFGSKENSLLNRYGSSTERSGELDIKCQVVQQHRPQIIQLAGGPNAKKHGKFRANVITIEELLSSYQRARERLEDIVNLKY; from the exons ATGTTTTCCactcaaaaaagttttaaaacggGAGTTTACAGATCGAATGGGGCTGTTGCAAACTGGAAGTTTAG AATTTCACTCAAAAAGATCCATTCACTTATCGAAATACCACGATTTGATCAAACACTTGAGCCCAACATCCTTGAAGAACAAACCGAAAATGAGGAAGTGCAGTTGAACATAAGCTGGCAGGAAAAGGTGTTTAGCCAGTACGAGATTGACTATTATGGTGTGAAAAATAACTGTATCACGGATCTGCAGAAGAACTATCACCATATTATTAAATCAACGGGACTCTCTGAGCagagaaaaaatgataaaattttcacGTACACAACCGCCGATAACTACTCACCGGATGAGGAAATCTTCGATATGGCCAAACAGGCAACCAGGCAAAGGATCGATCAGGATGAAAACGCTTTCGAAAGCATGTACATTATGGCTGACCTGGATTCGGAAGTATTACTGTTTTCTTTGAGATGGGACCCAACGGAAAAGTTGCTGCTCATTTATCCGGATTTTAACTGTATGAAAATTAATCCTTACTACAAAGAAATTCAAGGGGACAGTCGTCAGATGTATCACTTTGGCATAAAAAATCTTAGTCGAAAAGGGCAATTCACCGGATCCAAAGAAACTGTTCAAATTCAGGACAATCTGATCAATAAA cttATGCGCTTAACTCTTCGGGAGGAACTGTCCAAGGATCACTTTTCGTATCCCAACAATCATCAGCTGCACTTTTTAGTTCTTTTGGAGATCAAATCTGGGGTAGGATTTTCCTACGATCATACCCACGTTCGGTTTAAGGTTAATCTACCGATCGAAGCGAAAATAACTGACGGATTCATCGACGGGTCGACGCACAGCAGCAAGCAAACCAACGGAACCTGGCAGTACGCACATTGTCACGAAATTTGCTTTGAAATTCCGGAAAATCATGATATTGATG aaaatgtcaGAGTATATTTTGAAGTTATTTCAATTGATAGTTGGAAACGGGAACGTTTGCTTGG AAACGCTTGTCTTGACATTAAACTGATGTCACAAGTTGTAGAAACAACGCTAACATGCCTCAAAATCGCCAACAATAACAACTTTTACGACAAACTGGAGGCATTTCTTGTTGGTGGCAGGAGAGAAATCAATCTGGAGGAATTCTTTGGCTCG AAGGAAAACAGTCTTCTCAACCGTTACGGAAGCAGCACGGAGCGGTCCGGTGAgctggacatcaaatgccaagttGTGCAGCAACATCGGCCACAAATCATCCAGCTGGCGGGTGGTCCCAATGCGAAAAAGCACGGCAAGTTCCGAGCGAACGTTATAACCATTGAGGAGCTGCTTTCGTCGTATCAACGAGCCCGAGAACGGCTGGAAGATATTGTCAATTTAAAGTACTAG